The Geothrix sp. DNA segment GAGGCCACGCCGATCTCCGGCCCCGCGTGCGTCAGGATCGTGGCCTCGCACTGCCGGGTGGCGGTGGAGCCCATGACGTTGCAGATGGCCAGGGTGCGGGCGCCGCGGGCGGCGGCCTCCTTCATGGCGGCCAGGGTGTCGGCGGTCTCGCCGCTCTGCGTGATGCCGATGATGAGGGTGCCGGGCTGGATGACGGGTTCGCGGTAGCGGTACTCGCTGGCGTAGTCCACTTCCACGGCCACCCGGCTCAGCTGCTCGATGAGGAACTTGCCCACGAGGCCGGAGTGCCAGCTGGTGCCGCAGGCCACGATGTGGATGCGGGTGAGGTCCGCCAGCTCTTTTTCCGTGAAGGGGAGGTCCAGCGGAATGGGTTCACCGTGGAGTGGAAGGCGATTCAGCAGCGTGTTCGAGAGGGCCTGGGGCTGCTCGAAGATCTCCTTCTGCATGAAGTGCTTGTGGCCGCCCTTTTCGGCCGCCACGGGATCGTAGGGGATGGTGACCACCGGGCGCGCCACGTCACCGCCATCCAGGCGGAAGATCCGAGCGCCTTCCCGGGTGAGTTCCACGAGGTCGCCATCCTCGAGGAAGATCACCCGGCGGGTGTGGGGCAGCAACGGCACGACGTCGGAGGCCAGAAAGGTCTCGCCTTCCCCCAGCCCCAGCACCATGGGCGGTCCGCTGCGGGCGGCCAGGATGCGGTCGGGATCGGTGGCGTGCAGGCAGGCCAGGGCGTAGATGCCCTTCATGCGCCCCACGGCCTCCCGGAAGGCTTCCGTGAAGGAGCGGCCCTGTTTCATGAGGTGGGACACCATCACGGGGAAGCACTCGGTGTCCGTCTCGGACTGGAAGGTCTCCCCAGCCGCCTTCAGTTCGGCGCGCAGTTCGAGGAAGTTCTCGAAGATGCCATTGTGGACCGCCACCACCTGGCCATCGGCGCTGCGGTGGGGGTGGGCGTTCTCCTCCGTGGGGCGGCCGTGGGTGGCCCAGCGCGTGTGGCCGATGCCCAGCGGGGTCGGATCCGACAGGTCCACTTTGCCAGCGAGGTTCACCAGCTTGCCGGAGGCGCGGATGACGTTGAAGGCGCCGGATCCGGAGGAGAGGGCGATGCCCGCACTGTCGTAGCCGCGGTACTCCAGGCTCCGCAGGCCGTTCACGAGGATGCCGGCGGCACCCTGCTGTCCGATGTATCCGACGATGCCGCACATGGGGGACTCCCGATCACAGGTCCCAACTTAGCGGGATGGGCCCTGGGATCCAATGTGGTTCCGCATACCCGCCTCGCCGCACCCGCCGAACCACAGGTGTGGCAGACCCGCCCCGGCCAGTCGAAGGGCCATCGCGGAACGGCCTGCACCCCGCGTTACACGAAAGAACGCTGAGCGTTTGGTTGGGAGCCAAAGCGAAGCCCGGCTTTGCCGGGCTTCGCGCGGGGGTCCGGGGTGTGCGCGCAGCGCGGAACCCCCGGAGGATATTAGGCCAGGCTGCGGATCCTCGCGGCCCGGGTGTCGATCTCGGTGATGCGGAAGGCGAAGTTGCCATCCACGACCACCACCTCGCCCTTGGCGATGAGCTTGCCGTTTACAAGCAGCTCCACCGGCGCATCGGCGCTGCGGTTGAGCTCGAGGATGGAACCCGGCGTGAGCTTGAGCAGCTCGCCCATCTGCATCTCGGTCTGGCCCATGCGGACCACCACGGGAAGCTGGATGTCCAGGAGCAGGTCCAGGTTGCCGGAATCGGGGGCAGGTCCCGAGGCCACGGGGGCCTGCCGGGGCGGGGCGGCCAGGGTGGCGGCCACGGAGGCCGGGGAGGGCTCGGGTGCCGGTGGGGCCTCCACGAGGCCGAGCTTCCGCTTCAGCTGCTGGAGCAGCAGATCGGGGAAGAGCAGATGGATGGTCGTGCTCAGCGAGTCCTGGGTCGTCGGCAGGGAGAGGTCCTGGAAGCCGCCCTGGCCCAGCTGCTCGGCGAAGGCCGCGGCCTCCGGCTGGATGGCCAGGATCTCCACATTGGCGATGGCGAAGGTCTCCCCGGCCAGGTCCGAGAGGGTCTGGTTGGCGCTGCCCAGCACCTGGTTGAAGGTCTCGGCCAGGGCGTCCTTGGAGTCGCCGACCAGCTCCTCGGCGGCCGCGCCCTCGCCACCCAGCATGAGGTCCACCAGCATGGTGCCCTCCTTGAGGGGGAGGGTGAAGAAGAGCGTGCCGTTCAGCCCCTTCTGGTAGTTGGCCTTGACGAGGATGCCGGTGCCCTCGTGCAGGGCGGCGACTGCGGGGGTCTCCAGCAGCTCGCCCGGCGCCGACTTGATCTGGAATTCGCGTCCCGTGAGCATGGAGAACACGGAGGCCATGCTCTCGGCGAAGGCGCTGCCGACTTTCTGGAAGAATTCAGTGTCTCGGGCATCCATCGTTCACCCCTCCGACCGGCTGCCGGTCACTTGGAACACGCGTTTCCCGTTGGGATTCAGGGCCACCAGGCCCATGAAGCGTGGAATGCCGTCCACGC contains these protein-coding regions:
- the glmS gene encoding glutamine--fructose-6-phosphate transaminase (isomerizing), with protein sequence MCGIVGYIGQQGAAGILVNGLRSLEYRGYDSAGIALSSGSGAFNVIRASGKLVNLAGKVDLSDPTPLGIGHTRWATHGRPTEENAHPHRSADGQVVAVHNGIFENFLELRAELKAAGETFQSETDTECFPVMVSHLMKQGRSFTEAFREAVGRMKGIYALACLHATDPDRILAARSGPPMVLGLGEGETFLASDVVPLLPHTRRVIFLEDGDLVELTREGARIFRLDGGDVARPVVTIPYDPVAAEKGGHKHFMQKEIFEQPQALSNTLLNRLPLHGEPIPLDLPFTEKELADLTRIHIVACGTSWHSGLVGKFLIEQLSRVAVEVDYASEYRYREPVIQPGTLIIGITQSGETADTLAAMKEAAARGARTLAICNVMGSTATRQCEATILTHAGPEIGVASTKAFTTQLAVLTLLALKLGEAKGTVDPQLKAELLQGLRELPAHLERLNSLEPKIIQWAQRWQDATDFLYLGRGPCYPIALEGALKLKEISYIHAEGYPAGEMKHGPIALIDKTLPVVALMPKDAHRDKTLSNLQEAAARDGRILALVTEGDTGLAGIAEDVLELPPVHPWLAPIVYAVPLQLLAYHIAVLRGCDVDQPRNLAKSVTVE
- the fliN gene encoding flagellar motor switch protein FliN — protein: MDARDTEFFQKVGSAFAESMASVFSMLTGREFQIKSAPGELLETPAVAALHEGTGILVKANYQKGLNGTLFFTLPLKEGTMLVDLMLGGEGAAAEELVGDSKDALAETFNQVLGSANQTLSDLAGETFAIANVEILAIQPEAAAFAEQLGQGGFQDLSLPTTQDSLSTTIHLLFPDLLLQQLKRKLGLVEAPPAPEPSPASVAATLAAPPRQAPVASGPAPDSGNLDLLLDIQLPVVVRMGQTEMQMGELLKLTPGSILELNRSADAPVELLVNGKLIAKGEVVVVDGNFAFRITEIDTRAARIRSLA